From a region of the Nitrospirota bacterium genome:
- a CDS encoding GspH/FimT family pseudopilin: MKFFRITYHASRITSRRGFTLLELIIVMFLVSLMLGLSTVLLVNALPSSNLDATAREVSAVIRYARSLAVISGERQVMTLDMDAKRFGIEGRGSKAIPPEVAVSVVDPAEGTFETGQYRFVFRPIGAAEGGTIVLANPKRTVRIETDPVIGAVTIK; the protein is encoded by the coding sequence TTGAAGTTCTTTCGCATCACGTATCACGCATCACGCATCACTTCCCGAAGGGGCTTTACCCTCCTCGAGCTGATCATCGTCATGTTTCTCGTCTCCCTCATGCTCGGCCTTTCGACGGTGCTCCTGGTGAACGCGCTCCCGTCGAGCAATCTCGACGCCACCGCCCGGGAGGTCTCGGCAGTAATCCGCTATGCGCGTTCTCTCGCGGTGATCAGCGGGGAACGCCAGGTGATGACCCTCGACATGGACGCAAAGCGCTTCGGCATCGAAGGCCGCGGCTCCAAGGCGATCCCTCCGGAGGTGGCGGTCAGCGTGGTCGATCCTGCAGAGGGGACGTTCGAGACCGGACAGTACCGGTTCGTCTTCAGGCCGATCGGCGCTGCGGAAGGCGGGACCATCGTACTGGCGAATCCCAAACGTACCGTGCGCATCGAGACCGACCCGGTGATCGGCGCGGTAACGATAAAATAA